A single window of Pseudarthrobacter psychrotolerans DNA harbors:
- a CDS encoding DUF4129 domain-containing protein: MAAEPPVLPGRDEALRWAEEELAKPEYRDAAPGWLDSVWADILDWLRSLDGGSGPDSTVAAPWIGVAIAVLIGAAVILARPRLNAKAKRAGDVFDADATVSATAYRQRAEAAAAAGNWSAAVVDCFRALVRTAEDRTVLDARPGLTADEVAHELATPFPSEAGRLTEAARTFDGIRYGNESAGQNNYAAVRELDFALQSLTPASAALPAEHDEPAVPR, from the coding sequence ATGGCCGCTGAACCGCCGGTCCTGCCCGGCCGCGACGAGGCCCTCCGCTGGGCCGAAGAAGAACTTGCCAAGCCGGAATACCGTGACGCGGCCCCCGGCTGGCTGGACAGCGTGTGGGCGGACATCCTGGACTGGCTGCGGTCCCTCGACGGCGGCTCCGGCCCGGACAGCACCGTCGCGGCGCCGTGGATCGGCGTGGCCATCGCCGTGCTGATCGGCGCGGCGGTCATCCTGGCCCGCCCGCGCCTCAACGCGAAAGCCAAGCGTGCCGGAGACGTGTTCGACGCCGACGCAACAGTCAGTGCCACGGCCTACCGCCAGCGCGCGGAAGCCGCAGCCGCAGCCGGCAACTGGAGTGCCGCCGTCGTGGACTGTTTCCGTGCGCTGGTGCGCACGGCCGAGGACAGAACGGTTCTCGACGCGCGGCCCGGCCTGACCGCCGACGAGGTGGCACACGAACTGGCAACACCGTTTCCGTCCGAGGCCGGCCGCCTGACGGAAGCTGCGCGGACCTTCGACGGGATCCGCTACGGAAATGAGTCCGCCGGCCAGAACAACTATGCTGCAGTGCGCGAGCTGGATTTTGCCCTGCAGTCCCTCACGCCGGCGAGCGCCGCCCTGCCCGCTGAACATGACGAACCGGCGGTTCCCCGGTGA
- the mtrA gene encoding MtrAB system response regulator MtrA, whose product MKARILVVDDDEALAEMIGIVLRNDGFEPVFCADGSQALDIFRSSKPDLVLLDLMLPGVDGIEVCRQIRSESDVPIVMLTAKSDTSDVVRGLESGADDYVPKPFKPAELVARVRARLRPGDQKAPETLRIADITIDVAGHTVKRADERISLTPLEFDLLVALARKPWQVFTRELLLEQVWGYRHAADTRLVNVHVQRLRSKIERDPEAPEVVLTVRGVGYKAGS is encoded by the coding sequence ATGAAGGCACGCATTCTGGTAGTTGACGATGACGAAGCGCTGGCCGAAATGATTGGGATTGTTCTGCGCAATGACGGCTTTGAGCCGGTCTTTTGCGCCGACGGCAGCCAGGCGCTGGATATTTTCCGTTCATCGAAGCCGGACCTCGTGCTGCTTGACCTGATGCTTCCCGGCGTGGACGGCATCGAGGTCTGCCGGCAGATCCGCTCCGAATCGGACGTGCCCATCGTGATGCTCACCGCCAAGTCGGATACGTCCGACGTCGTCCGCGGCCTTGAGTCCGGCGCAGACGACTACGTGCCTAAGCCTTTCAAACCGGCCGAACTGGTGGCCCGCGTGCGTGCCCGCCTACGGCCCGGCGACCAGAAGGCGCCTGAAACGCTTCGGATCGCAGACATCACCATCGACGTCGCCGGCCACACAGTCAAGCGTGCCGATGAGCGAATTTCCCTGACGCCCCTGGAGTTTGACCTCCTTGTGGCCCTGGCGCGGAAGCCATGGCAGGTGTTCACGCGCGAGCTGCTGCTGGAGCAGGTCTGGGGCTACCGCCACGCGGCGGACACCCGCCTGGTCAACGTCCACGTCCAGCGCCTCCGGTCAAAAATTGAACGGGATCCGGAAGCTCCCGAAGTTGTATTGACGGTTCGTGGTGTCGGCTACAAAGCAGGTTCCTGA
- the raiA gene encoding ribosome-associated translation inhibitor RaiA → MEFMISGRNLTVSDRFREYAGEKISKIESLGDKVQRVDAKVSKETNARQTGDQLTVEVTVLGRGPVIRAEASAADKFAAFDLAYTKLLERLRRAKDRKKVHHGRHTPKAVREATAALEPASASEPLYVEASHRSEPQAAPVERSPYEVENDIPAGDSPVLIRRKVFPAASLTLDDAVDNMELVGHDFYLFVDKATNTPSVVYRRRGWTYGVITLDHECEPGDTAVEEKILAYRSDDEAAKV, encoded by the coding sequence ATGGAGTTTATGATCAGCGGACGAAATCTGACGGTCTCAGACCGCTTCCGCGAATACGCCGGTGAGAAGATCTCGAAGATCGAGTCACTTGGCGACAAGGTCCAGCGGGTTGATGCGAAGGTTTCCAAGGAAACGAATGCACGCCAGACCGGCGACCAGCTCACCGTTGAAGTGACAGTCCTGGGCCGGGGACCCGTAATCCGTGCCGAAGCCAGTGCCGCAGACAAATTCGCAGCATTCGATCTCGCTTACACCAAACTGCTTGAACGTCTCCGCCGCGCCAAGGACCGCAAGAAGGTCCATCACGGGCGCCACACCCCCAAGGCAGTCCGTGAGGCCACCGCGGCACTGGAGCCCGCAAGTGCCAGTGAACCCCTTTACGTCGAGGCGAGCCATCGCAGCGAACCCCAGGCAGCACCTGTTGAACGATCGCCCTACGAGGTCGAGAACGACATTCCGGCAGGGGACTCTCCGGTGCTGATCCGGCGGAAAGTCTTCCCTGCAGCCTCCCTCACCCTTGACGATGCTGTGGACAACATGGAGCTCGTGGGCCACGATTTCTACCTGTTTGTGGACAAAGCCACCAACACGCCCTCGGTCGTCTACCGGCGCCGTGGCTGGACATACGGCGTGATCACCTTGGACCACGAATGCGAACCGGGGGACACCGCCGTCGAAGAAAAAATCCTCGCCTACCGCTCCGATGACGAAGCTGCAAAAGTCTAG
- a CDS encoding LpqB family beta-propeller domain-containing protein has product MTGLKVRAMLKRSVVLLVVVLVLASCARIPTAGPVGKSAEGSAGNVNAPVFLPAAPQPGATPENIIDYFYRAGTGYEGDYAVAREYLTQAASVSWKPDQRALVYREAKVVGTGVDNVYNYQLDVAYSVDVDGIATHMPEGTIENIPATLTQVDGEWRISAIPDGTAIPEETFKVIYGAYPIYFYDPSFTYAVPDVRWFIRNKTVKAMTSALLAGPAPYLRGAVVSAFPSGIKLARESVPVVSGAAQVDLTAKELTEASTEDRLRMQTQLALTFRNQPDVVSVELHANQDLVRVEDNGSVLPPVRDKNVPVREIAVSGNELVRYENNRVSPLPDMQPVSSLGPRYPAESPVSQTVAFLNESRTTLYSMVPGQPARALTTRSTITHPSFSIHDWVWAAGPGATGGTEVVAYRPIGVAEGAAVPTVTLTPSWLAGRTVKELRISREGVRALVISEQNGKTKVQIAGIIRNADGTPRELTAPITLVASGEPDQGVWVNDTTVAVMKASAGSNVTPELLSLTSGQPQQLAPWPGLVWLSAGNGLEDIYGQSAEGIFQRLGNGWSPQLKGPIDPSFPG; this is encoded by the coding sequence ATGACGGGACTAAAAGTGCGGGCAATGCTGAAGCGGAGCGTTGTGCTGCTCGTCGTTGTCCTGGTGCTGGCCTCGTGCGCGCGGATTCCCACGGCCGGGCCGGTGGGGAAGAGCGCGGAAGGCAGCGCCGGAAACGTCAATGCGCCGGTGTTCCTCCCGGCCGCGCCCCAGCCCGGCGCTACTCCGGAAAACATCATTGACTACTTCTACCGTGCCGGTACCGGATACGAGGGTGACTACGCGGTGGCCCGCGAATACCTGACGCAGGCAGCGTCAGTGTCCTGGAAACCAGACCAGCGCGCGCTGGTGTATCGCGAGGCGAAAGTGGTGGGCACCGGCGTCGACAACGTCTACAACTACCAGCTGGACGTTGCCTACAGCGTGGATGTTGACGGCATCGCCACCCACATGCCCGAGGGCACCATAGAGAACATCCCGGCCACACTCACCCAGGTCGACGGCGAATGGCGGATCTCAGCCATCCCGGACGGAACAGCGATCCCGGAGGAAACCTTCAAGGTCATCTACGGCGCCTACCCCATCTACTTCTACGATCCCAGTTTCACTTATGCAGTGCCCGACGTCCGCTGGTTCATCAGGAACAAGACTGTCAAAGCCATGACCAGCGCCCTGCTTGCCGGCCCCGCGCCATACCTTCGGGGCGCGGTGGTGAGCGCCTTCCCGTCCGGTATCAAACTTGCCCGCGAATCGGTTCCGGTGGTGTCCGGAGCCGCGCAGGTGGACCTCACAGCCAAGGAACTCACAGAGGCATCCACGGAGGACAGGCTCCGCATGCAGACACAGCTAGCCCTCACCTTCCGCAACCAGCCCGACGTCGTTAGTGTGGAACTGCACGCCAATCAGGACCTGGTCCGGGTCGAGGACAACGGTTCCGTGCTGCCCCCGGTACGGGACAAAAACGTGCCGGTCCGCGAGATCGCCGTCAGCGGCAATGAGCTGGTCCGCTACGAAAACAACAGAGTGTCCCCGCTGCCGGATATGCAGCCTGTTTCCTCCCTCGGGCCCCGTTACCCGGCGGAATCCCCGGTCTCCCAGACTGTGGCTTTCCTCAACGAAAGCCGGACGACGCTCTACAGCATGGTGCCGGGGCAGCCCGCTCGGGCGCTGACCACGCGCAGCACCATCACGCACCCTTCCTTCAGTATTCATGACTGGGTCTGGGCCGCAGGGCCGGGAGCAACCGGCGGTACGGAAGTCGTGGCCTACCGGCCCATCGGTGTCGCCGAAGGTGCCGCTGTTCCCACCGTGACCCTCACGCCGTCCTGGCTGGCCGGAAGAACCGTCAAGGAGCTGAGGATTTCCCGTGAGGGTGTCCGGGCGCTGGTCATTTCGGAACAGAACGGCAAGACGAAGGTGCAGATTGCCGGGATCATCCGGAACGCCGACGGGACTCCCCGGGAACTGACTGCCCCGATCACCCTGGTGGCTTCCGGCGAGCCGGACCAGGGAGTCTGGGTGAACGACACAACAGTTGCCGTGATGAAAGCATCCGCCGGCTCGAACGTCACGCCCGAGCTGCTGTCGCTCACCTCCGGACAGCCCCAGCAGCTGGCGCCCTGGCCCGGCCTGGTGTGGCTCAGCGCCGGCAACGGGCTGGAGGATATCTATGGCCAGTCGGCCGAGGGCATCTTCCAGCGGCTGGGCAACGGCTGGTCGCCCCAGCTCAAGGGTCCCATCGACCCCTCATTCCCCGGCTAG
- a CDS encoding crosslink repair DNA glycosylase YcaQ family protein, whose protein sequence is MPATLSLNQARRIALAAQGLDKGRPAGPVTSRTVGRTFARIQLVQIDSVNVLSRSHFLPFFSRLGNYDRTILQRMASSPPRRMMEYWAHEASFIRPEHFQDLRLWQKRTWVGASAMDPELRDAVAGKILGALANARPMTAVELTANIGHVEERRDDNWGWNWNAVKRVLEDLFEVGIISAASRTEQFERKYTLTAKVLPRRLALEATPDPVEAMHRLIDAAAQAHGIGTVKCFADYFRTPVKAAAVSVDHLVSIGRLEPVAVAGWDRKVYLHASATMPRRAAGRALLSPFDSLVFERRRLEELFGFHFRIEIYTPAHLRRFGYYVLPFLLGDTIVARVDLKADRAAGKLLVRSAYGEPDAPPGTAVELAAELELMAEWLELGDIVVSPVGDLAQSLGRALRHRAGPLRSQGTPAAWPVSLP, encoded by the coding sequence GTGCCAGCGACGCTGAGCCTTAACCAGGCCCGGCGGATCGCCCTGGCAGCTCAGGGACTCGACAAAGGACGGCCCGCCGGCCCCGTGACGTCACGGACGGTGGGCCGTACCTTTGCCCGGATCCAGCTTGTCCAGATTGATTCCGTCAACGTGTTGTCCCGCAGTCACTTTCTGCCCTTCTTCTCAAGGCTCGGCAACTACGACCGCACCATTCTTCAACGGATGGCCAGCTCGCCGCCCAGGCGAATGATGGAGTACTGGGCGCACGAGGCCAGCTTCATCCGGCCCGAGCACTTCCAGGACCTCCGCTTGTGGCAGAAACGTACATGGGTGGGTGCGTCCGCCATGGACCCGGAACTGCGCGACGCGGTGGCCGGAAAGATCCTCGGCGCCCTCGCCAATGCGCGGCCCATGACAGCCGTGGAACTGACAGCGAACATCGGTCACGTGGAGGAGCGGCGGGACGACAACTGGGGATGGAACTGGAACGCCGTCAAACGCGTGCTTGAAGACCTGTTTGAGGTCGGCATCATTTCCGCGGCGTCCAGAACCGAGCAGTTCGAGCGAAAGTACACGCTGACAGCCAAGGTACTGCCGCGCCGGCTGGCCCTCGAAGCCACGCCGGACCCTGTTGAGGCCATGCATCGGCTCATCGATGCGGCCGCGCAAGCCCATGGCATCGGAACCGTGAAGTGTTTCGCGGATTACTTCCGCACTCCGGTCAAGGCGGCAGCCGTGTCCGTGGACCATCTGGTCAGCATAGGGAGGCTGGAGCCGGTGGCCGTCGCCGGATGGGACCGGAAGGTATACCTGCATGCCAGCGCCACTATGCCGCGGCGGGCCGCAGGGCGGGCCTTGCTCAGTCCGTTTGACTCCCTGGTCTTCGAACGGCGCCGGCTTGAGGAGCTCTTCGGGTTCCACTTCCGGATCGAGATTTACACGCCGGCGCACCTCCGGCGCTTCGGGTACTACGTCCTGCCGTTTCTCCTGGGCGACACCATCGTGGCGCGGGTGGACCTTAAAGCGGACCGTGCGGCAGGAAAACTGCTGGTCAGGTCCGCCTACGGTGAGCCGGACGCCCCGCCAGGGACCGCCGTCGAACTCGCAGCCGAGCTGGAACTGATGGCCGAGTGGCTGGAGCTGGGGGACATTGTGGTCAGCCCGGTAGGGGACTTGGCGCAGTCCCTTGGGCGCGCCCTGCGTCACCGCGCAGGTCCGCTCCGCTCTCAGGGAACACCGGCCGCGTGGCCTGTGTCTCTCCCGTAG
- a CDS encoding MoxR family ATPase, whose product MNEPYGAPQIMDSSPQTLDPARQALLDVRREVAKAVVGQDATVTGLLIALLSQGHVLLEGVPGVAKTLLVRALSAALSLDTKRVQFTPDLMPGDITGSLVYDSHTSEFSFREGPVFTDILLADEINRTPPKTQASLLEAMEERQVSVDGVSRALPANFLVAATQNPVEYEGTYPLPEAQLDRFLLKLTMPLPSRTDEVEVIRRHAAGFNPRDLAAAGVRAVAGAEDLVRARQAVATVAVEPEIIGYIVDLVRATRQAPSFQLGVSPRGATALLNTSRAWAWLSGRSFVTPDDVKALALPCLRHRVALQPDAQMDGVRVDDVLGSILASVPVPR is encoded by the coding sequence ATGAACGAACCGTACGGCGCCCCGCAGATCATGGATTCTTCCCCGCAGACGCTGGATCCCGCCCGGCAGGCACTCCTTGACGTCCGCCGCGAGGTGGCCAAGGCCGTGGTGGGGCAGGATGCCACTGTCACGGGACTCCTGATCGCGCTGCTTTCCCAGGGTCATGTGCTCCTCGAAGGCGTGCCCGGGGTGGCCAAAACACTCCTGGTGCGGGCACTTTCCGCCGCGCTGAGCCTGGATACCAAACGCGTACAGTTCACTCCTGACCTGATGCCCGGCGACATCACTGGCTCCCTGGTCTACGACTCGCACACGTCGGAATTCAGTTTCCGCGAGGGGCCGGTCTTCACCGACATTCTGCTGGCCGACGAAATCAACCGGACGCCGCCGAAAACGCAGGCCTCCCTGTTGGAGGCCATGGAAGAACGGCAGGTCTCCGTGGACGGCGTGTCCAGGGCGCTGCCGGCGAACTTCCTGGTGGCCGCAACCCAGAACCCCGTGGAGTACGAAGGAACCTATCCCCTGCCCGAAGCCCAGCTGGACCGGTTCCTGCTCAAGCTCACTATGCCGCTGCCCAGCCGGACTGACGAGGTGGAAGTGATCCGGCGGCACGCGGCCGGCTTCAATCCGCGCGACCTTGCTGCCGCCGGTGTCCGGGCGGTGGCCGGCGCCGAGGACCTCGTACGGGCGCGGCAGGCTGTGGCCACCGTCGCCGTTGAACCGGAAATTATTGGCTACATCGTGGACCTGGTGCGCGCCACCCGGCAGGCGCCGTCGTTCCAGCTGGGCGTCTCGCCCCGCGGCGCGACTGCACTGCTTAACACATCCCGCGCCTGGGCCTGGCTGTCCGGCCGCAGCTTCGTGACCCCCGACGACGTCAAGGCACTGGCGCTGCCGTGCCTGCGCCACCGGGTGGCCCTGCAGCCTGATGCCCAGATGGACGGGGTCCGCGTGGACGATGTCCTGGGCAGCATCCTGGCGTCCGTCCCCGTCCCCCGCTGA
- a CDS encoding phosphoribosyltransferase family protein, with protein MIRKSRRRAALERLPGGQKGLGRGARASRVRGSMKVPGRQRARVAGRRCIIVDDVLTTGATLAEAARALHLSGAVVMGAVVLAATRPPDSAGGESPGPEAGGKLPAPKK; from the coding sequence GTGATCCGGAAATCCCGGCGCCGTGCCGCACTGGAGCGGCTGCCTGGAGGCCAAAAGGGACTCGGCCGCGGTGCCCGGGCGAGCCGGGTCCGCGGGTCCATGAAGGTCCCGGGACGCCAGCGCGCGCGGGTGGCCGGCCGCCGCTGCATCATTGTCGACGACGTCCTCACCACCGGGGCCACACTGGCGGAAGCAGCCCGTGCGCTCCACCTCAGCGGGGCCGTGGTGATGGGGGCGGTGGTCCTCGCCGCGACACGCCCGCCGGATTCAGCTGGCGGCGAATCGCCCGGCCCGGAAGCTGGCGGAAAGCTGCCCGCCCCAAAAAAATAA
- a CDS encoding DUF4350 domain-containing protein produces MTHTATTPGGPETRPGSAGAVGAGSAAGSWLRRHRGRAAIGAAAAVGLAVVVSTQLAPKGDSLPLSVHNAGPDGARAVSEILARHGVAVNDVESFDDALAALSDRPDATLLLYDRSGFLDRSRLEELAASAGRLVLVTPRLGSLTALDTGISQAGVVPESTALLAPGCGLSGPAAAGTVSGTGGFLYDGGTVCYRPPGSAAGLLAGTDDGGLTVLGSTALLNNGGLDEHGHAALALRTLGSSEDLVWYLPGLGDAAATESTQTLDDLAPDWVAFLGPWLVFVAVLAIVWRGRRLGPLVFEPLPVVVKAVETAEGRARLYQDSHALDRARDNLRAGTLVRLAQALRLGSQATADDVVQAAARHLGRPATDINGLIQERPGTASRLVHWSQELDKLENEVRTR; encoded by the coding sequence GTGACGCACACGGCAACGACGCCGGGTGGACCGGAGACCCGGCCGGGTTCCGCGGGTGCCGTCGGGGCCGGGTCCGCTGCCGGGTCCTGGCTCCGGCGGCACCGCGGCAGGGCAGCGATCGGTGCGGCGGCCGCCGTCGGGCTGGCGGTGGTCGTTTCCACCCAGCTCGCGCCAAAGGGCGATTCCCTACCCCTCTCCGTCCACAACGCCGGACCGGACGGCGCCAGGGCGGTCAGCGAGATACTTGCCCGCCACGGCGTCGCGGTCAACGATGTTGAATCCTTCGACGACGCCCTGGCGGCACTCTCGGACCGGCCGGATGCGACCCTCCTCCTGTACGACCGGAGCGGTTTCCTGGACCGGTCACGGCTGGAAGAGCTAGCCGCAAGTGCGGGACGTCTGGTGTTGGTGACGCCGCGGCTGGGCTCGCTGACTGCCCTCGATACCGGCATCAGCCAGGCGGGCGTAGTGCCGGAGTCAACTGCGCTCCTGGCACCGGGATGCGGTCTCAGCGGTCCCGCGGCTGCGGGTACTGTTTCCGGAACCGGCGGCTTCCTGTACGACGGCGGCACGGTGTGCTACCGACCGCCGGGAAGCGCCGCCGGGCTGCTTGCCGGCACGGACGACGGCGGCCTGACGGTCCTGGGCAGCACTGCGCTCCTCAACAACGGCGGGCTGGACGAGCACGGCCATGCCGCGCTGGCCCTGCGGACGTTGGGCAGCTCAGAGGATCTTGTCTGGTACCTGCCCGGGCTGGGCGATGCGGCCGCCACGGAGTCAACGCAGACACTGGATGACCTCGCGCCTGACTGGGTGGCTTTCCTGGGGCCATGGCTGGTCTTTGTGGCCGTGCTGGCCATCGTGTGGCGGGGGCGCCGCCTGGGCCCGCTCGTCTTTGAACCGCTCCCGGTGGTGGTCAAGGCCGTGGAGACCGCCGAAGGCCGTGCCCGCCTCTATCAGGATTCCCACGCACTGGACCGGGCGCGGGACAACCTTCGGGCTGGCACCCTGGTTCGTCTGGCGCAAGCCCTTCGACTCGGATCCCAGGCTACTGCCGACGACGTCGTGCAGGCAGCGGCCCGGCACCTGGGCCGGCCGGCCACCGATATCAACGGCCTGATCCAGGAACGGCCCGGGACCGCCTCCAGGCTGGTGCACTGGTCACAGGAACTGGACAAACTAGAGAACGAGGTCAGGACCCGATGA
- the mtrB gene encoding MtrAB system histidine kinase MtrB, with amino-acid sequence MVSATKQVPEPSGPEAHRAPDPAAAKGPEHTDALPAELATLPFRARIWRRRGVIVGLRVGRLVQMGVTRFIPAVRFAGRSLRRRWRRSLQFRTVLTTLLLAVTSFGAVGAYLSNQIANNLFQERLTQAESETRYYVKQVQETFDGAQVTDQSSVITLVYDTLNAVEGRGSVIQRRYVFEAVPEQTKPRNRWVESRASDQLTVSVIPSGLRTAVQETGKDQYWASTIIPVGTEDRPGIAVGNKVTFNGTVYELYLIYDVNTAQQTLDEIQGVLLAGGAVLVLMIGAIAWYVTRNVVSPVSHAALVSEKLAAGQLQERMVVKGEDEVARLGASFNHMAASLQEQITKLAMLSQMQQRFVSDVSHELRTPLTTVRMAAEVLYDARHDFDPINKRSAELLYNQVERFQSLLADLLEISRFDAGVAMLDAEPEDILQVIAHVIDGAAPVAAEYGSEIILRAPAEGIVAEMDARRIDRILRNLILNAVEHGEGRPVTVTVAANQSAVGVAVRDQGIGMTPAEAARVFDRFWRADPARARTTGGSGLGLSIAMEDTKLHNGWLQAWGNKGRGANFRLTIPLRQGEEIDRSPVQLEPEDIILPDVPHAKNVLVLGPGPTGASGSTAGGRGQGAGRPPAGTAATPKESS; translated from the coding sequence GTGGTGTCGGCTACAAAGCAGGTTCCTGAGCCCTCAGGACCAGAAGCGCACCGCGCCCCGGACCCTGCTGCAGCCAAGGGCCCGGAGCACACGGATGCACTGCCCGCGGAGCTGGCGACGCTGCCGTTCCGGGCCCGGATCTGGCGGCGCCGTGGAGTAATCGTGGGGCTACGGGTGGGCCGTCTTGTCCAGATGGGCGTGACCCGGTTCATCCCTGCGGTCCGCTTTGCCGGGCGGTCCCTGCGGCGGCGCTGGCGCCGGTCCCTGCAGTTCCGGACCGTCCTCACCACCCTGCTGTTGGCCGTGACATCCTTTGGCGCCGTGGGTGCCTACCTGTCCAACCAGATCGCCAACAACCTGTTCCAGGAACGCCTTACACAGGCCGAATCCGAAACCCGTTACTACGTTAAGCAGGTCCAGGAGACGTTCGACGGCGCCCAGGTCACCGACCAGTCCAGCGTCATCACCCTGGTCTACGACACCTTGAACGCGGTGGAGGGGCGCGGCTCCGTTATTCAGCGGCGGTACGTCTTTGAGGCCGTGCCCGAACAGACCAAACCCCGGAACCGCTGGGTGGAGTCCCGGGCGTCCGACCAACTGACCGTCAGCGTCATCCCGTCTGGACTCCGCACGGCGGTCCAGGAAACGGGCAAGGACCAGTACTGGGCATCCACCATTATCCCGGTGGGAACCGAGGACAGGCCCGGCATCGCGGTAGGCAACAAGGTGACATTCAACGGCACGGTGTACGAGCTCTACCTGATTTACGACGTCAACACTGCCCAGCAGACGCTCGACGAAATCCAGGGCGTCCTCCTGGCCGGCGGTGCGGTGCTGGTGCTGATGATCGGGGCCATCGCCTGGTACGTCACCCGCAACGTGGTCAGCCCGGTCAGTCACGCTGCCCTGGTGTCGGAGAAGCTCGCGGCCGGCCAACTGCAGGAGCGAATGGTGGTCAAAGGCGAAGACGAGGTGGCCCGCCTCGGGGCATCGTTCAACCACATGGCCGCCAGTCTCCAGGAGCAGATCACCAAGCTGGCCATGTTGTCCCAGATGCAGCAGCGGTTTGTCTCCGATGTCTCCCATGAGCTCCGCACGCCACTGACCACGGTGCGAATGGCCGCGGAAGTGCTGTACGACGCACGCCACGACTTCGACCCCATCAACAAGCGCTCCGCCGAACTCCTGTACAACCAGGTGGAGAGGTTCCAGTCGCTGCTGGCCGACCTGCTTGAGATCTCCCGTTTCGACGCCGGCGTGGCAATGCTCGACGCCGAGCCCGAGGACATCCTGCAGGTGATCGCCCACGTCATTGACGGAGCAGCGCCTGTCGCGGCGGAGTACGGCTCGGAGATCATTCTCCGGGCGCCGGCCGAGGGAATTGTTGCGGAAATGGACGCCAGGAGAATCGACAGGATCCTGCGGAACCTCATCCTGAATGCCGTGGAGCACGGCGAAGGCCGGCCGGTCACGGTGACTGTTGCGGCTAACCAGTCAGCGGTGGGCGTTGCTGTCCGGGACCAGGGGATCGGCATGACTCCGGCCGAAGCGGCCCGGGTCTTTGACCGGTTCTGGCGTGCGGATCCGGCCCGGGCCCGCACCACCGGAGGCAGCGGCCTGGGCCTGTCCATCGCGATGGAGGACACCAAGCTCCATAACGGCTGGCTGCAGGCATGGGGAAACAAGGGCAGAGGGGCCAACTTCCGGCTGACCATTCCGTTGCGCCAGGGCGAGGAGATCGACCGCTCACCCGTGCAGCTTGAACCGGAGGACATCATCCTCCCCGACGTGCCGCATGCGAAGAACGTGCTGGTCCTGGGGCCGGGCCCCACCGGGGCGTCCGGTTCCACCGCTGGCGGGCGTGGCCAGGGCGCCGGGCGCCCACCGGCCGGGACGGCCGCGACACCGAAGGAGTCGTCATGA